In one Triplophysa dalaica isolate WHDGS20190420 chromosome 9, ASM1584641v1, whole genome shotgun sequence genomic region, the following are encoded:
- the col4a4 gene encoding LOW QUALITY PROTEIN: collagen alpha-4(IV) chain (The sequence of the model RefSeq protein was modified relative to this genomic sequence to represent the inferred CDS: deleted 2 bases in 1 codon) has protein sequence MTGPCQIAKLRFTFWWLLLAHMTIQTALGGDKNELCGGRDCSVCQCFPAKGQRGPTGTLGLQGPQGPLGLPGIKGLPGEKGQRGTIGFPGVVGPRGDRGSQGVVGHTGLDGVPGHPGPGGLPGLPGKDGCKGSIGDPGLVGENGQPGPPGLMGAPGCKGVNGNATCRTIYMPGKPGPDGGPGLPGPQGFDGIVGPQGFPGPVGPKGLRGPQGLPGPRGPPGERGRSLAGPRGDEGYEGPKGDPGPFEFVEPNLEDCIKGDKGGKGEKGLCGNPGIEGPVGPSAEKGEKGGIGVSGPPGPSGYSGGPGVPGPKGQRGENGLPGLYGNKGEKGDPGDPGRKGSQTYVNNDKAGLFGDQGPPGAPGPPGDRGLMGIPGLPGEYGAADRGAMGEFGLQGIAGHKGEKGEKGRLLDTPGETLGEPGKRGLPGTKGVQGNPGPPGYYCIPGKGGKPGEPGERGPCGLPGVSGRKGPDGDCACKPLGDMPGTLGPPGVPGDPGDPGRTGPRGPIGDAGPIGVKGEDGIIGPRGIRGVRGLKGKKGDVMVSSIKGYKGETGFSGPFGGPGYHGRKGDDGKMGSLGDPGPPGDNVLGLPGDRGCPGLTGAKGCRGPTGPAGICMMGLLGQRGQQGDTGPRGQTGHPGLKGTRGDAPAHFPGIPGAPGSKGVPGFQGDRGRPGDPGCRGKIGPIGPRGERGDSGDCGPIGNKGSEGLCGDPGDTGSDGNSIHGSPGTPGFRGPEGLKGCCGDSIAGGFGPTGPCGLQGRQGPKGVPGPPGPIGMQGLSGIPGLPGKKGTKGVAGTTGPPGCPGSRPDRCDEGEPGPPGQSGPPGYPGKQGSPGEKGSPGELGFTDYGAKGRAGNPGIQGHPGLPGLQGPPGLRGDNGISGNDGIKGLPGYPGQNGCYGNPGQTGPPGAHGPKGKIGLDGRPGVPGDNGSKGQKGCAGPPGPLGESISIPEKGQAGPPGQHGLIGFPGPRGDKGVPGCPGQPGLPGFNGPPGFESVSRGPPGVPGQPGEPGRRGRPGPAGIVGYPGQNGELGDPGLTGMAGTPGFPGYDGPKGDRGESIGESGRTGARGPAGKNGLPAPPGEKGDHGDPGPPGRMAPLVNGPPGSLGRCGFQGVVGPPGPCGRHGSEGPPGPPGAQGPEGNIGNSGTRGSPGPPGLHGLDGLKGVKGAVGSRGMSLKGNEGPPGLPGDKGIQGDQGLQGTSKIGVCGPRGPHGVQGETGLNGPAGPPGDNCTNPLPGECGELGYSGPDGPPGPMGEMGEPGSVFAVRGDCGDPGTPGLTGNKGEKGCKGLNGPPGCPGSEGPKGERGQFGLMGLPGPPGTKGNCGPPGVCGVKGDRGHPGQKGDPGTVKPPEQSCAAPRGPPGPRGLRGLDGIQGVPGPSGTAGPKGKKGVIGAIGDRGPKGLMGLDGAPGSPGDPGRRGPQGSKGPPGTPGEQGPHGQQRKITSGFLLVMHSQSEIVPVCQFGLTKLWEGYSLLYLEGQERAHTQDLGQAGSCVRIFSTMPFSCCNMETCGYASRNDKSFWLSTTASSTTQPLEGLEIRPHISRCVVCEASSPTVAMHSQDLSAPQCPPKWRNLWTGYSFIMHTGSGDEGGGQSLTSTGSCLKDFRSQPFVECQGARGTCHYFTSSYSFWLTKVDTGRFNPPHRSAVLHNEAEQRNSVSQCSVCMRD, from the exons ATGACAGGCCCCTGCCAGATCGCCAAACTCAGGTTCACCTTCTG GTGGCTTTTGTTGGCACATATGACGATACAAACAGCTTTGGGG gGGGACAAGAACGAATTGTGCGGAGGTCGAGACTGCAGCGTGTGTCAGTGTTTTCCCGCCAAAGGACAAAGG GGGCCTACTGGTACATTAGGTCTGCAGGGTCCCCAGGGTCCATTGGGTTTGCCGGGCATTAAAGGACTGCCGGGCGAGAAGGGTCAGCGAGGAACGATTGGATTTCCTGGGGTGGTTGGCCCACGTGGAGACAGA gGCAGCCAAGGAGTTGTAGGCCATACTGGTTTAGATGGTGTCCCA GGTCATCCTGGTCCTGGTGGTCTTCCTGGACTTCCAGGGAAGGATGGTTGTAAGGGATCCATAGGAGATCCTGGGCTGGTCGGTGAAAACGGGCAACCCGGACCCCCAGGACTGATG GGTGCACCTGGATGTAAAGGTGTCAATGGAAACGCCACTTGTAGAACAATATACATGCCTGGAAAACCC GGTCCTGATGGAGGACCAGGGCTCCCTGGACCACAA GGTTTTGATGGAATTGTCGGTCCACAAGGTTTTCCAGGACCAGTGGGACCTAAAGGCCTCAGG GGTCCACAGGGTCTACCTGGTCCAAGAGGTCCACCG gGAGAGCGAGGTAGATCACTGGCGGGACCTAGAGGAGATGAG GGGTACGAGGGTCCAAAGGGTGATCCTGGTCCCTTTGAGTTTGTGGAGCCAAACCTAGAAGACTGCATTAAAGGAGATAAG GGTGGTAAAGGGGAGAAAGGACTTTGTGGAAACCCTGGGATAGAA GGTCCTGTTGGGCCTTCGGCAGAGAAAGGAGAGAAAGGCGGGATTGGTGTCTCTGGACCCCCA gGTCCTTCTGGTTATTCTGGTGGACCAGGCGTTCCAGGACCTAAG GGGCAGCGGGGAGAAAACGGTCTTCCTGGTCTTTATGGCAACAAAGGAGAGAAG GGAGACCCAGGTGATCCTGGACGTAAAGGAAGTCAGACTTACGTAAACAATGATAAAGCAg GACTGTTTGGAGATCAAGGCCCTCCTGGTGCACCCGGGCCGCCTGGTGACAGGGGACTGATGGGTATACCCGGCCTCCCTGGTGAATACGGAGCAGCTGATagag GTGCAATGGGTGAGTTTGGTCTTCAGGGTATCGCCGGGCATAAAggagaaaaaggagaaaaaggAAGATTACTTGACACTCCAGGCGAAACTTTGG GGGAACCTGGGAAACGGGGCCTTCCAGGGACTAAAGGAGTTCAAGGAAATCCTGGCCCTCCTG GATACTACTGCATTCCTGGTAAAGGAGGAAAACCTGGAGAGCCTGGAGAGAGAGGGCCATGTGGATTACCAGGTGTCAGTGGGAGGAAAG GTCCTGATGGGGATTGTGCTTGTAAACCCCTTGGTGACATGCCTGGTACGCTCGGCCCTCCAGGAGTTCCTGGTGACCCTGGTGATCCTGGGAGGACGGGGCCCCGAGGACCTATCGGTGATGCTGGGCCTATTGGGGTGAAGGGTGAAGATGGTATAATA GGTCCCAGGGGCATCAGAGGTGTCAGAGGattaaaaggaaagaaaggcGATGTTATGGTGTCAAGTATAAAAG GATATAAAGGTGAAACAGGATTCTCTGGACCATTTGGAGGCCCGGGATATCATGGGAGGAAGGGGGATGATGGGAAAATGGGTTCTCTTGGAGATCCTGGACCTCCG GGAGATAATGTTCTTGGTTTGCCAGGTGATAGAGGATGTCCAGGTTTGACTGGTGCTAAAGGCTGCAGAGGTCCAACTGGTCCTGCTGGTATATGTATGATGGGGTTGCTCGGGCAACGTGGCCAACAAGGGGACACAGGACCGCGAGGCCAAACAGGACACCCTGGGCTTAAAGGAACCCGAG GCGATGCACCAGCTCATTTTCCTGGCATACCTGGAGCTCCTGGTTCCAAAGGGGTACCTGGTTTCCAAg GTGATAGAGGAAGGCCTGGAGATCCAGGATGTAGGGGAAAAATTGGACCTATTGGTCCGAGGGGTGAAAGAGGTGACTCAGGAGATTGTGGACCAATCGGTAACAAAG GTTCTGAAGGACTTTGTGGAGATCCAGGTGACACCGGCTCTGACGGTAACAGTATTCACGGTTCACCTGGGACACCGGGTTTCCGGGGACCTGAGGGTCTGAAAGGGTGTTGTGGAGACTCGATCGCTGGGGGTTTTGGACCAACGGGGCCCTGTGGGCTTCAGGGAAGACAGGGTCCTAAAGGTGTTCCTGGACCTCCTGGACCAATTGGAATGCAGG GTTTATCTGGTATTCCTGGGCTTCCTGGTAAAAAAGGGACTAAGGGAGTAGCTGGTACAACAGGACCACCCGGTTGCCCTGGCAGCAGACCGGATAGGTGTGATGAAGGAGAACCTGGTCCACCTGGCCAGTCTGGACCACCTGGGTACCCTGGCAAGCAAG GTTCTCCTGGAGAGAAGGGGTCACCTGGGGAATTAGGATTTACAGATTATGGAGCCAAGGGCCGTGCTGGTAACCCCGGTATCCAAGGCCATCCTGGACTCCCTGGACTTCAGGGTCCTCCAGGACTCAGAGGAGACAATGGAATTTCTGGAAACGATGGAATAAAAG GTTTGCCTGGATATCCTGGACAAAATGGCTGTTATGGCAATCCAGGGCAGACTGGTCCTCCAGGGGCCCATGGACCGAAAGGCAAAATAGGGCTTGACGGACGTCCAGGTGTTCCAGGGGATAATGGATCCAAGGGCCAGAAAG GATGTGCAGGACCACCAGGACCTCTGGGAGAAAGCATCTCGATTCCAGAGAAAGGACAGGCCGGCCCGCCTGGACAACATGGATTGATTGGTTTCCCTGGACCAAGAG GTGACAAGGGTGTACCAGGTTGTCCTGGACAACCAGGGCTTCCAGGATTTAACGGACCACCTGGGTTTGAAAGTGTCAGTCGGGGACCACCTGGTGTCCCCGGACAGCCAGGTGAGCCCGGAAGACGCGGCCGGCCTGGGCCAGCAGGCATTGTGGGATATCCTGGGCAGAATGGTGAACTA GGTGACCCTGGATTGACTGGTATGGCTGGGACTCCTGGTTTTCCTGGATATGATGGACCTAAAG GTGATAGAGGAGAATCAATTGGTGAATCAGGACGAACAGGTGCAAGAGGCCCAGCTGGGAAAAATGGCTTACCAG CACCACCTGGTGAAAAGGGAGACCACGGTGACCCTGGGCCTCCGGGCCGTATGGCCCCTTTGGTCAAC GGACCACCTGGAAGTTTAGGCCGGTGCGGATTCCAAG GTGTGGTGGGACCCCCAGGTCCATGTGGAAGGCATGGTTCGGAAGGCCCTCCAGGACCACCTGGTGCACAAGGACCTGAAGGAAATATAGGAAACTCAGGCACCAGAG GATCTCCAGGGCCTCCGGGGCTCCATGGGTTAGATGGTCTTAAGGGGGTCAAAGGTGCAGTGGGGTCCCGAG GAATGAGTTTGAAGGGCAATGAAGGACCTCCAGGGCTCCCAGGAGATAAGGGTATTCAAGGAGATCAAGGGTTGCAAGGAACGTCAAAAATAGGTGTCTGTGGTCCTAGAGGACCACATGGGGTTCAAG GAGAGACTGGTTTAAACGGCCCTGCCGGTCCTCCTGGTGATAATTGTACAAATCCTTTACCTGGAGAATGTGGAGAGCTGGGGTACAGTGGACCAGATGGACCACCAG GGCCAATGGGAGAGATGGGAGAGCCAGGCAGTGTGTTCGCAGTTCGGGGAGATTGCGGTGACCCAGGTACCCCTGGGTTAACTGGCAATAAAGGTGAAAAAGGATGCAAAGGACTCAATGGTCCCCCAGGATGTCCGGGCTCAGAAGGTCCAAAAG GTGAAAGAGGACAGTTTGGACTTATGGGCCTTCCTGGACCCCCTGGGACAAAGGGTAATTGTGGTCCGCCCGGAGTTTGTGGTGTGAAGGGAGACAGGGGACATCCTG GTCAGAAAGGAGACCCTGGGACTGTCAAACCTCCTGAACAATCCTGTGCTGCTCCACGGGGACCTCCAGGTCCTCGTGGACTTCGTGGCCTGGATGGTATTCAGGGTGTGCCCGGACCAAGTGGAACAGCGGGCCCGAAAG GTAAAAAGGGTGTCATTGGGGCTATTGGAGACCGTGGACCAAAGGGGTTGATGGGATTGGATGGAGCACCTGGATCCCCCGGAGATCCTGGCCGAAGAGGACCACAAGGATCTAAGG GTCCCCCGGGAACCCCTGGTGAGCAGGGTCCTCATGGACAACAAAGGAAGATAACCTCTGGGTTCCTTTTGGTGATGCACAGCCAGTCTGAAATCGTCCCTGTTTGTCAATTTGGCCTGACTAAGTTGTGGGAGGGATACAGCCTGCTATATCTGGAGGGTCAAGAGAGGGCGCACACACAAGACCTTG GCCAGGCGGGTTCCTGTGTGCGAATTTTCAGCACAATGCCGTTCTCCTGTTGTAATATGGAAACGTGCGGATATGCAAGTCGCAACGACAAATCCTTCTGGCTGTCCACCACGGCCTCCAGTACCACGCAGCCTCTGGAGGGGCTGGAAATACGACCGCATATTAGCAGATGTGTGGTGTGTGAAGCTTCATCACCAACTGTTGCAATGCACAGTCAAGACCTGTCTGCACCACAATGTCCACCCAAATGGAGAAATCTCTGGACGGGATATTCATTCATTATG CATACAGGATCAGGGGACGAGGGTGGGGGACAGTCCCTGACATCAACGGGAAGCTGTTTGAAGGACTTCCGCAGTCAGCCGTTCGTGGAGTGTCAAGGTGCACGCGGCACGTGCCATTATTTCACCTCAAGTTACAGTTTTTGGCTGACTAAAGTGGACACTGGGCGTTTCAACCCTCCCCATCGCAGTGCTGTACTGCACAATGAAGCGGAACAACGTAATAGCGTCAGCCAATGCAGCGTCTGCATGAGGGACTGA